Proteins encoded within one genomic window of Bradyrhizobium sp. AZCC 1719:
- a CDS encoding replicative DNA helicase, which yields MALTDSNVLKLAPDPGTPAYRSAPHNIEAEQSLLGAILVNNDAFYRVSDFLEPKHFFEPIHQTIFETAGSLIRMGKVATPVTLKTFLPADTDLGGMTVGQYLARLAAEATTIINAQDYGRTVYDMSLRRDLIRIGEDMVNVAFDAPVDFAPRAQIEDAERQLYELAESGRYDGGFQRFAQAMKIALDMAANAYQRDGKLSGISTGLRDLDSKMGGLQRSDLIILAGRPGMGKTSLATNIAYNIAKAYQPETKADGTTTAVNGGVVGFYSCEMSAEQLATRILAEQTRIASSMIRRGGINQEEFDKIRDYTVELEHLPLYVDETGGLSISQLTARARRLKRQKGLDVIVVDYIQLLQGSGKRGNDNRVQEVTEITTSLKALAKELNVPVIALSQLSRQVENRDDKHPQLSDLRESGSIEQDADVVLFVYREEYYLQNKEPKLGTPEHEKWKLDMELAHGKAEVIIAKQRHGPTGTVPLQFEGQYTRFSDFTEEDNLPYRVP from the coding sequence ATGGCTCTGACTGATTCGAATGTCCTCAAGCTCGCCCCGGACCCGGGAACTCCGGCCTACCGGAGCGCGCCGCACAATATCGAGGCGGAACAGAGTTTGCTGGGCGCCATTCTAGTCAACAATGACGCGTTCTACCGGGTTTCCGACTTCCTGGAACCGAAGCACTTCTTCGAGCCGATCCACCAAACCATTTTCGAGACCGCCGGCAGCCTGATCCGGATGGGCAAGGTCGCAACGCCCGTGACGTTGAAGACCTTCCTGCCGGCCGATACCGATCTCGGCGGCATGACGGTTGGTCAGTACCTCGCGCGTCTCGCGGCCGAGGCCACCACGATCATCAACGCGCAGGACTATGGCCGCACGGTCTACGACATGTCGCTGCGCCGTGACCTGATCCGGATCGGCGAGGACATGGTCAACGTCGCCTTCGATGCGCCGGTGGATTTTGCCCCGCGAGCGCAGATCGAGGACGCCGAGCGCCAGCTCTATGAGCTCGCCGAATCCGGCCGCTATGACGGCGGCTTCCAGCGCTTTGCACAGGCGATGAAAATCGCTCTCGACATGGCTGCCAATGCGTACCAACGCGACGGTAAGCTGTCCGGTATCTCGACTGGCCTACGTGATCTGGACTCGAAGATGGGCGGCCTGCAGCGATCCGATTTGATCATCCTGGCCGGTCGTCCCGGTATGGGCAAGACCTCGCTTGCTACCAATATTGCTTACAATATTGCTAAAGCATACCAACCGGAAACCAAGGCCGACGGCACCACGACGGCCGTCAATGGCGGCGTTGTCGGCTTCTACTCTTGCGAAATGTCGGCAGAACAGCTCGCCACGCGAATTCTCGCAGAGCAAACCCGCATCGCCTCAAGCATGATCCGCCGCGGCGGCATCAACCAGGAAGAGTTCGACAAGATTCGCGACTACACGGTCGAGCTGGAGCACTTACCGCTATATGTTGACGAGACCGGTGGCCTTTCAATTTCGCAATTGACGGCGCGCGCCCGGCGGCTAAAGCGCCAGAAGGGCCTCGACGTCATTGTGGTCGACTACATCCAGCTGCTTCAAGGCTCGGGCAAGCGCGGCAACGACAACCGCGTCCAGGAAGTCACAGAAATCACCACCAGCCTGAAGGCGCTCGCGAAAGAGCTCAATGTTCCCGTGATCGCGCTTTCACAACTTTCACGTCAAGTCGAGAATCGCGACGATAAGCATCCGCAATTGTCGGACCTGCGTGAGTCTGGTTCGATCGAGCAGGACGCAGACGTCGTGCTGTTCGTGTACCGCGAAGAATATTATCTGCAGAACAAGGAACCCAAGCTCGGCACGCCCGAGCACGAGAAGTGGAAACTCGACATGGAGCTCGCGCACGGCAAGGCCGAGGTCATCATCGCCAAGCAGCGCCACGGACCAACGGGTACGGTGCCACTACAATTTGAAGGGCAATACACTCGATTCAGTGATTTCACGGAAGAGGACAACTTGCCCTACCGCGTGCCGTAA